From the Flavobacterium gyeonganense genome, the window ATTTGGGTAAATACCTCTTCAGCTGTAGCTCTGGTAAACTCAACTTCCACAGTAGTACTTAAATTTAATTTTATTGGCACACCTCCATACTGACTAACTAATTTTAAATAATTGAAAGCTCTTAAAAAATAACCTTCCCCTAAAGCTCTTTTTTTGATTGCGGCATTTGTAGAAACGATTGCTGTAGCAGATTCAATCAATTGATTCGCATTTCCTATTGCAACGTACAAATTATCCCAATTGGTATTGGCGGCAACAGTATTGGCATTAGAAGTGGTTACAAAAGAGTTCAATCCAGATGCATATGAATTCCAAATATGGTTTGAAGGGTCACCTCCTGCATGAAACTCATCAGTACCTGACTGAGTAGCTGTTAGTGGCACTTCTAATGCAAACTCTAATGCAAAAGACTGATAATATGTTCCAACTGCTAAAGCCTGAATACCAGCTTCGGTTTTATAGTAATCTTTAGTATAAGCCGTCTCCAATTGTTCATCCAGAAAATCATCGCTACAGGAACTAATAAGACCTAATGCAGCTACTAATACTAAATTAATGTATAGTGTTTTATATTTTTTCATAATCATCATTATTAAATTAAAATTTAATTTTATAGTTCAACATTTAAACCTAAAGTAAATCCCCTGTTTGAAGCAGTTGACTGTGTATCTAAATCCATCCATTTTACTTTATTGTAAATCATTCCCGGGTTCATCACCTGAATATAAAGTCTTAATTTTGAAACTCCGGCTTTTTCAGCCATCTCATTTGTAAAATTATATCCTAAAGATATATTACGAACTTTTAAGAACGCTCCGTCACGATAACCTAAAGTTGGAAAAAAAGAATCCCCTGTTCCTGCAGAATAAATTGGTTTTTGATATTCAGCATTAATGTTGTTATCAGTGTAATAATCAATAGATCTCTGGCTGCCTTTCGCACCTTCATTTTCACCACCAGTATTATAAATATATCCCATGCGACCATAAACAAAGAATGATAATTCTACATTTTTATATCTAAATGTATTCGTTAAACCGGCAATGTATTTAGGATCTGCACTACCAATTATAACACGGTCGTTATTAGCATCGATTTTATAATCTCCATTTTGATCTACAGGCCTTGCATTACCAAATGAAAATCCTGCACCATTAGCATTAAATTTAGCCATTTCTGCTGCATCTTCTGGTTTCCATATTCCATTAGAAGCATATCCGTAAATTACATTTTGCGGCTGACCTATAAATAAATTATTGTTGATATCGTTAAATTTTCCATTCGCTAATGTTACAATTCTGCTTTGCTGATAAGAAGCACTCAAATTTGAACTCCACTCAAAATCCTTTGCTTTCACATTTGTAGTATTTAATGTAAGCTCTACACCTTCACCTTCTGTCTCTCCAACATTTTCAAATGTATCTCTATAACCTGTAGGTGTAGGAACACTTCTTTTCAATAATAAATCTGTAGTATCACTAGTGTAGTATTCCAGAGTCCCTGATATTCTACTATTTACAAAAGAAAAGTCAATACCATAGTTAATCTGTTTTGTTTTTTCCCATCCTAAAGCTGGATTTCCTAAAGTGGCATTGTTTACTATACCAGAACCATTAGGATAAACAATACCAGCTAATGGTGGTTGTGTAGAGTAAGGATCAACAGCAGCGTTACCGGTAACTCCAAAACCTACCCTGAGCTTTAACTGATCTATCCATGAAACGTCACTTAAAAAGCTCTCCTGATTCATGTTCCAGGCTAATGAAGCACTTGGAAAGAAATCCCATTTGTTTCCATTTGCTAATTGTGATGCACCATCATAACGCCCCGATGCCGTTAGCAAATATTTATTGTCATAACCATAAGTTATCCTTCCCATATAAGATAACAAACCAGATTCAATTAAGTTACTCGAATAGTTACTAAGGGTTACGTTCGCGGGATTCAAAGCATTCCATTTATTTTGAGGATTTTTAACATCGTTTGCAGCCATCATACTATCTTCATATTCATATCCTGTTTTACTTTGTAAAAAAGTAAGCCCCAAATCGTGTTTACCAATTGTCTTATTGTAATAAAGAAGATTATCCAATGTATACGATATTGTCTGTGCCTTTATTAACGATGCATAACTTGTTCCTGAACGTGCGGCAGATCTCGCATCTAAAAATACCCCATTACGATATGAGGTTATATCTGGACCAAAATTTAATCTATATTTTAAACCTCCCAAAACAGGAATAAGTTTCCCTAAATCTACTTGAGCATACAAACTACCAAAAGCTCGTAATGTTACGCGTTGATCCTGAGAGTATTTATCCTCATCAATAACGGTTCTAATAGTATTATCTCCTCCTGGATTATCAATTCTGTTACCATTACTGTCGTAAGGAACTGCATACGGAAGATTAAGACGTGCTGAATTATATATTCCTGTAGTAGAACTTACAGCTGATCTTCCGATGTTTGATTGCCCATATTCATTTATGCTATAACTCGTATTTAGATTAGCCCCCATTGAAAACCAATCTGTTGCCGTAATATCTACATTTGCAACCCCATTGTAACGTTTATACCCCTGTCCTTTTAGCACTCCTGTACTTCCTGTATAACCAAATGAGCCATACGCTTTCATTTTTTCAGTTCCTCCGCTAACAGCTAAGGTATGCTGTTGCGTAACCCCTGTGCGGGTGACAAACTTTGCCCAGTCTGTTGTTGCCACTTTGGAACCATCCCATGTACCGCCTTCCCATCCTTTCGCAATGTTTGCCCAGGCAGAAGGATCTGCTGACTTTAAGAAAATCAATTCATCATTAGCAATTGTTGGTGCATCACCTTTTGGGAAAGCTGATGGATTTGAATAATATCTTGCCCATCTACGGAAATCAATATATTCACCTGCTGACATCATCGGAGCATTTTCATGAATTTCTTCTGTAGTAACTGCAGTGTTGTAGTTTAATGAAAATCTGCCATTTTTTCCTTTTTTAGTAGTTACAATAATTACCCCGTTTGCTCCACGTGAACCATAAATTGCTGTTGCAGATGCGTCTTTTAACACATCAATAGACTCAATATCAGTAGGATTTAAAAAGTCAATTCCTCCTGCATTGGAATCACTGACATCATTTACTGATTTACCTAATGCACCCGCCAATGGTTTAGAATTATTGATTGGTACTCCGTCAACTACGTATAGAGGAGAGTTTGAAGCGGAAATTGAACGTGCCCCACGTATAGTTACCTTACCTACTGTACCAGGACGTTCATTTGATGTAATATCAACCCCTGCAGCTTTTCCCTGCATTGCCTGAACAGCATTTTGAACCGGCCTGGAATTTATTACCTCAGAACTTACGCTCACAATTGATCCTGTCAAATCTTTTTTCTTCTTTACACCATAACCTACTACAACAACTTCTTCTAGGGAATTATCTAACTCCTTCATTTCAATATTGTACACTCCGGCCTGAGTAATAACCTTCTCTTCTGTCTTAAAACCTATGAAGCTAAACACAAGGGTTGTTCCTGAAGAAACATTAATTGTATAGCTACCATCCAAGTCAGAACTCGTTCCTTTTTGAGTTCCCTTAATTAGTACATTCACACCAGGTATCGGAAGCCCCGTAGCGTCTTTAATAACCCCTTTTACCGTTGTATTCTGCGCATAACCAGATACATGTAGTAATGTAAATACTGTTATAGCCAACAGAAAGCTAAATTTGTTTTTCATAAAAGTTAAATTTGGTTAATTAATTAGTTAGTTATTTAATTTTTTTGCATTCTTGAAATTTACCTTATTATTTATATAGGTTTATTTTTAAATTCTTACAAATAATTATTAATCATAAATAAACTATTAAATAAAATTACTAAGAAAAAACAATCAATTATGCAATCGATTACACAAATGTATTATTTTTTTTAATACCAAAAAAAAGAGTTAAAATATTATGAAATTATAATCAAAAAATAAAAAATAAGGTTATTTTATTGCGTCATTCATTACATAATGCAGCTAAAATTTAAATTTTTTACTAAAAAATGTAATCGATAACAATTCTGTTTCGTGATTTTTTTATAATATCTTACAAATAAGAACAAAAAAACCGCCTCAGTTGAGGCGGTCAAAAAATAATTTATAGATAGGGGCAATAATTATTTATATCCAGGATTTTGCCAATCAGCTCTTTGTGCGGCAGTTAAATTGGTACCATCCTCGTTCGTCAACTGATCAATGAATGTTTGAGGAATAGGACGTAATTCATGTTTGTCTGCTGTAATCATAGATGCTGCCTCGGTGTTAAATGCTTTGGCACGCTTAATTAATGTACCCGTACGGGAAAGTGTTTCCCAACGTTGGAATTCACCTAATAATTCACGGCTACGTTCATTAAGGATAAAATGCAACGCACGCTCATAATCAGTTCCGGCACCTATTTTAGTAAGTACTGCTTCATCTTCAGCTGGCAGATTAGCAGGGAATGTTGTCAATTTCAAATTTGAAGCAGCAGTTGTAACAGCAACATTTGGATTTGACAAATAATAGGTATTCATATCTAAATTTGCATTTATAAAATTTGTTGCCAAAGTACCCGTATTTAATGGATTTGTCTTAAAAGCCTGAGATCCATCGCTATAATAAGATCTGTTTTCTCCATTTTTCCATTGTGCTCTTTCTCTAACGGTATTGATATCCTTCATAGCATTTCCATAATCTCCCTGACGAACATAACATTCTGCACGCACTAAATAAGTTTCGGCAAGACGCGCCATAATCCCATCGCGATTAGAATTTGATCTTTCTCCAGTACGAGAACCACAATCTACTTTATTGATACCTGCAAAGAAATTAGTAACACTTCCAGAACTAACACCAAAAGATGGTGCAACATAAGTCCCGTTTTGATATAAAACCAAAGAGTTAGGAACAAACTGACCTGTTTTACTGGTTAAAGCTCCAGCAGTGGGTGTTTGTCTGCTTCCTACAGTCCATTCTGGTAGACGTTTTGCATCATCTTTCCAGTTTGGACTTTGATTTACTGAACCAAATTTATATGCATTATATGTATTATCATTTTTAGTATTCAAAATCATTACAATAGCCGGGTCGCCCAATTTGACTCCGTTTGGATTTGGTGTCCTTACAGTAGTTACACCATAAACGGTTTTAAAGGTCTTCCACATACGCGCATCGTTTACGTGATCATAAACTGCATAAGAATACTCAGTAGGACGACAGCGCTGAAAATCCATAGCACCTATCCATGCACCACGTGCAACCCAGCCTCCTGCAAAGTTGGAAAACTGAGGTGTGAAAAAACTAAATGTACGGTTTTCAAAACGACCAGCAGTAGCTGCATCTCCATTAAAACCTGCTGCCATTAAAATTTCACTCAACTGTTCATTCGGATTATCAATTCCTGTCCAGTTAGCATAAAGATCACTATAATTTGGAGTTAATGCACCTCGTGCACCAATAGCGTAGGTACATGCATCTATTGCTTCTTTAAGATCTGCATCTTTGTAAGAACTATTCCATTTACTGTTACGTTCTGAAACACGAAACAGTAATGATTTTGCAAGAAAATGTGCTGCTGTTGCCTTAGTCCAGGTTACTCCTTTACCATAAGTATAAACTTCGCCTTCAAAAAGAGAATAAGCTTTACGGAAATCAGATATTACCTGTTCCCAACATTGTTCCTCTGTGGAACGTTTAAAATTACGAACAACAACACCTTTCAAAGGTACAGTTTGAAGAACAACACTACCATACTGAGCAGAAAGTTTGTAATAATTAAATCCTCTTAAAAAATAAGCATGCGCCAAACAGCGATTTCTGATTTTCAAATCAGGAATTACTTTTTCTGCATTTGCAATAATCGTATTTGCTGATGCAATACCAAAATACATTTGATCCCAAAGATCAGCTGGACTTGTAGCATTCCCGTTAGCTGCTCCAGTTGCTGCTGTAGCACCAGATGGATTCAAGCGGTTATCGTATTTATTCCACATTTCGTTTGTGAGGTCATTCGCATTAGTAAACTCATCAGTTCCGTAAAGTGTCGTACCATAAGACCACTCAAAAGCAAAATGCCAGCGAATATTACCATATAGCGATACCGTCAAGGCCTGGAGTCCCTCTGGTGTATCAAAATAAGCTGTCGAAAAAGCATTTGTTTGCTCTTCGTCCAGAAAATCTTTCGAACAGGAGCTAAAAAACAATCCAGTCATTAATAAAAGACCGATTCCTATATTTTTAATATTATTCATTTTTTTACTTTTATTGTTATACTTCAATTTGTCACAATATATTGTTAAAACCCAACTTCAATACCCATTACAAAACTACGGTTGAAATAAGTTCTGTCAGTATCAAAATCATACCAGTCTAAAGATTGATATATACTGCCAGGATTTACTGCCTGAGCATAAATTTTCATGTTTGTCAGTCCAATTTTACCAGTAACCTCTTTAGGCAAATTATAACCCAAAGAAATATTACGGATTTTTAAAAATGACGCTTTTTTGAAACCAAGAAGTCCAGCATAAGGATCTAGCGAACCTGACGATGCCTGACCCAGAATAGGTTTTTGGAATTCTGCATCAGTATTATCCGGTCTCCAGTAATCTACCTGAATTTGATTTGCAGTAGCTGTCATTCCCTGAGCTCCTAAATTAGCAGTATATCCCATACGACCATAAATATTTACCCCTAGCTCTATACCTTTATAAGTAAAGTTGTTATTCCATCCCATTGTCCAGTTAGGATTACTATTGCCTAAAACGACA encodes:
- a CDS encoding SusC/RagA family TonB-linked outer membrane protein, whose amino-acid sequence is MKNKFSFLLAITVFTLLHVSGYAQNTTVKGVIKDATGLPIPGVNVLIKGTQKGTSSDLDGSYTINVSSGTTLVFSFIGFKTEEKVITQAGVYNIEMKELDNSLEEVVVVGYGVKKKKDLTGSIVSVSSEVINSRPVQNAVQAMQGKAAGVDITSNERPGTVGKVTIRGARSISASNSPLYVVDGVPINNSKPLAGALGKSVNDVSDSNAGGIDFLNPTDIESIDVLKDASATAIYGSRGANGVIIVTTKKGKNGRFSLNYNTAVTTEEIHENAPMMSAGEYIDFRRWARYYSNPSAFPKGDAPTIANDELIFLKSADPSAWANIAKGWEGGTWDGSKVATTDWAKFVTRTGVTQQHTLAVSGGTEKMKAYGSFGYTGSTGVLKGQGYKRYNGVANVDITATDWFSMGANLNTSYSINEYGQSNIGRSAVSSTTGIYNSARLNLPYAVPYDSNGNRIDNPGGDNTIRTVIDEDKYSQDQRVTLRAFGSLYAQVDLGKLIPVLGGLKYRLNFGPDITSYRNGVFLDARSAARSGTSYASLIKAQTISYTLDNLLYYNKTIGKHDLGLTFLQSKTGYEYEDSMMAANDVKNPQNKWNALNPANVTLSNYSSNLIESGLLSYMGRITYGYDNKYLLTASGRYDGASQLANGNKWDFFPSASLAWNMNQESFLSDVSWIDQLKLRVGFGVTGNAAVDPYSTQPPLAGIVYPNGSGIVNNATLGNPALGWEKTKQINYGIDFSFVNSRISGTLEYYTSDTTDLLLKRSVPTPTGYRDTFENVGETEGEGVELTLNTTNVKAKDFEWSSNLSASYQQSRIVTLANGKFNDINNNLFIGQPQNVIYGYASNGIWKPEDAAEMAKFNANGAGFSFGNARPVDQNGDYKIDANNDRVIIGSADPKYIAGLTNTFRYKNVELSFFVYGRMGYIYNTGGENEGAKGSQRSIDYYTDNNINAEYQKPIYSAGTGDSFFPTLGYRDGAFLKVRNISLGYNFTNEMAEKAGVSKLRLYIQVMNPGMIYNKVKWMDLDTQSTASNRGFTLGLNVEL
- a CDS encoding RagB/SusD family nutrient uptake outer membrane protein — translated: MNNIKNIGIGLLLMTGLFFSSCSKDFLDEEQTNAFSTAYFDTPEGLQALTVSLYGNIRWHFAFEWSYGTTLYGTDEFTNANDLTNEMWNKYDNRLNPSGATAATGAANGNATSPADLWDQMYFGIASANTIIANAEKVIPDLKIRNRCLAHAYFLRGFNYYKLSAQYGSVVLQTVPLKGVVVRNFKRSTEEQCWEQVISDFRKAYSLFEGEVYTYGKGVTWTKATAAHFLAKSLLFRVSERNSKWNSSYKDADLKEAIDACTYAIGARGALTPNYSDLYANWTGIDNPNEQLSEILMAAGFNGDAATAGRFENRTFSFFTPQFSNFAGGWVARGAWIGAMDFQRCRPTEYSYAVYDHVNDARMWKTFKTVYGVTTVRTPNPNGVKLGDPAIVMILNTKNDNTYNAYKFGSVNQSPNWKDDAKRLPEWTVGSRQTPTAGALTSKTGQFVPNSLVLYQNGTYVAPSFGVSSGSVTNFFAGINKVDCGSRTGERSNSNRDGIMARLAETYLVRAECYVRQGDYGNAMKDINTVRERAQWKNGENRSYYSDGSQAFKTNPLNTGTLATNFINANLDMNTYYLSNPNVAVTTAASNLKLTTFPANLPAEDEAVLTKIGAGTDYERALHFILNERSRELLGEFQRWETLSRTGTLIKRAKAFNTEAASMITADKHELRPIPQTFIDQLTNEDGTNLTAAQRADWQNPGYK